The Daucus carota subsp. sativus chromosome 2, DH1 v3.0, whole genome shotgun sequence genome includes a window with the following:
- the LOC108203710 gene encoding uncharacterized protein LOC108203710: MSNHGETTPGGNQPPDPRSGGGNNTPVDNTPAGNTPQDRAIIITDGEPVDMRRPISNSPPVFISNEELLKEFHYLRNKAREQQALRERIVQLESLVPGTHRSGKQPFEEDSQSGHHDDRRHVFVPRNLFASGGQTTIGGEGARDGGRPPQDRRAAAHLEEASRDINSLAERYRGRVSRADLLSLIKDLESRPEYASTGSRTTSTGRDGHRKEVPHGSDSKGYDRSKEQEPRGLGGRTERDPIVLEGRQSHGGTREHATSPGNGMIHQQTIADPHIQASSQANVPPSAQTPANQSNPLATTSDFTTTGTLPSTTPPQPNVQTIPGIGAIDVNSLRKLLAHFDGGQTSLSSQALSPFSAEVIEAPLPANYRNTTSDLKFHGNSDVVEFLGRFNVEMGVYQIPDLVRCRLLASTFRDNAYQWFRKLEPASIITWTNMQTMFLTQFQATVKYAPPVTTLANIKQKEGETLHAYFKRLRVGTDFWKHLQGNDPKSLADLYARAEAYKNVEQSLAESRKNERSPVKARQKRRDRSPSPEQRVRRRSPNRVNTTYKRNYTPPRDHEERGDHWTSLAAPIDHIFEVNRDKGLFRRPAPLNSWRAKNKDKYCEYHESTGHDTHECRQLKEEIESLIKEGHLNEWIVREARSRRDIRAKDKRGLGYTSDQERGKQEDIQFVKEGSIHVIFGGPHLAGKGTKAMERYAKEAKGRPLTNIHNLSSRPPKIFRGEAIDITFSEEDARWVHHPHNDALVIALRIGPMNVHRVLVDNGSSVNILYYSTYQKLGLPDKDMKVEDVYIYGFGREAVKVKGTIRLPVTLGEGTCSATQVMDFMIVDHDSSHNTIVGRPLLKEMRVVTSIYHLFMKFPTPGGIGIVRGCQYDSRECYLQSLKGFRKSRSLKEPADANASEVVNMTYIVQFPDEEDSFKRIKGKEMMEVDSDAELKPCSIWEKGETSRTKEESDLDPRLPLESTKTGPAEDTIEIQVGEAKEAKVLRIGSKLKGELKANLIHFLRSNLDVFAWCHADMIGIDPGKRRPVSGERAQALKEEVDRLLGAKLIKESFYLTWLANPVLVKKPNGKWRTCVDFTDLNKACPKDSFPLPKIDQLVDATAGHALLSFTDAYSGYNQIPMHEPDQEHTSFITDRGLYCYIGMPFGLINAGATYQRLVNMMFKEQIGKTMEVYVDDMLVKSKEAQDHIQHLAEMFDILRKHRMKLNPQKCVFGVESGKFLGFMVNHWGIEANPAKIKALLDMKPPQNVRQVQSLTGRIAALNRFVSKSFDRCKEFFKAIKDAGLTFVWTDECEEAFQKIKEQLEKPPLLAKPVEGETLILYLAVSRYSVSAVLVKEEKDAQFPVYYVSKRLQDAETRYTGMIKLVYSLILAARKLRPYFQAHKIEVRTSYPLRQIMHKPEATGRLMEWAVELGQFDLDYKPRATIKGQALADFLLEFEDDAQEWAIDDAWWNLHVDGAVNSDGAGVGIVLVSPGGCRLLNAIHLGFPATNNDAEYEALINGLSLAIEMKARNLIVYSDSMLVVDQVNGGFLARGWRTNLYMTRTQEVMKKFKEVHLEKVPREKNEGADALAKASSRRDTRLLGTIQFCVQERPSVSKAQKVTRFREDLMEVEDEVVDTWMTPILKFIQNGQLPESVKEARSLRYRAARFVIYDGILYKRGFNQPLLKCIAGDDCNYILREVHEGICGNHSGR, translated from the exons ATGTCGAATCACGGCGAGACAACGCCCGGCGGGAACCAACCGCCTGATCCCAGATCAGGAGGAGGCAATAATACCCCCGTCGACAATACACCGGCGGGAAACACTCCTCAAGATAGAGCGATCATCATAACAGATGGGGAACCCGTCGATATGCGACGTCCCATCTCCAACTCGCCGCCGGTCTTCATAAGTAACGAGGAGTTGCTTAAAGAATTTCACTATCTGAGAAACAAGGCGAGAGAACAACAAGCGCTCAGAGAGCGAATCGTTCAACTTGAATCTCTTGTGCCCGGAACACATCGTTCCGGGAAGCAACCCTTTGAGGAAGACAGTCAGTCAGGCCACCACGATGATAGGAGGCATGTGTTTGTTCCACGAAACTTGTTTGCATCAGGTGGCCAGACCACCATTGGAGGAGAAGGTGCCAGAGATGGAGGGAGACCTCCGCAAGATAGGCGAGCGGCTGCGCATCTGGAAGAGGCCAGTCGGGATATCAATTCTCTGGCGGAAAGATACAGAGGAAGAGTCAGTAGGGCAGATCTGCTATCCCTAATCAAGGATCTTGAAAGTAGGCCTGAGTACGCGAGTACCGGGTCAAGAACAACAAGCACGGGCCGAGATGGGCATAGGAAGGAAGTTCCACATGGGTCAGACTCAAAGGGCTATGACAgatcaaaagaacaagaaccccgTGGCTTGGGTGGAAGAACAGAGCGAGACCCAATTGTGCTTGAAGGACGGCAGAGTCATGGAGGAACGCGCGAGCATGCGACGTCTCCGGGCAACGGAATGATTCATCAACAGACCATTGCCGATCCTCATATTCAAGCCTCATCTCAGGCCAATGTGCCCCCATCCGCTCAGACTCCCGCTAATCAATCCAATCCTCTTGCCACGACAAGTGATTTCACGACTACCGGAACACTACCATCAACGACTCCGCCACAGCCAAATGTCCAAACCATTCCAGGCATTGGAGCTATTGATGTCAACAGCCTTAGAAAGCTTCTAGCACACTTTGATGGAGGCCAGACATCTCTCTCAAGCCAAGCCCTATCACCATTCTCTGCCGAAGTGATAGAAGCTCCACTGCCAGCCAATTACAGAAACACCACGTCTGATCTAAAGTTTCATGGTAATTCGGATGTTGTGGAGTTTCTTGGAAGGTTCAATGTTGAAATGGGTGTCTACCAGATACCGGATCTTGTTAGGTGTCGGCTCCTTGCTTCCACATTCAGGGATAACGCCTATCAATGGTTCCGGAAGTTGGAACCCGCATCCATCATTACTTGGACAAACATGCAGACTATGTTCTTGACTCAGTTCCAGGCAACCGTCAAGTATGCTCCACCGGTCACCACTTTGGCAAACATCAAACAGAAGGAAGGAGAGACTCTCCATGCTTACTTCAAGC GGCTTCGAGTAGGAACCGACTTTTGGAAACACTTGCAAGGCAATGATCCCAAGTCCTTAGCGGATCTTTATGCAAGGGCTGAAGCATACAAGAATGTCGAGCAATCACTGGCTGAGAGTAGGAAGAATGAGAGAAGCCCTGTTAAGGCCCGGCAAAAGAGGAGAGACCGGTCCCCAAGTCCAGAACAAAGGGTGAGGCGACGAAGTCCCAATCGGGTCAACACCACGTACAAAAGGAACTACACGCCTCCTAGGGATCATGAAGAAAGAGGAGATCATTGGACATCGCTCGCTGCACCAATTGACCACATCTTCGAAGTTAATCGAGACAAGGGACTCTTTCGCAGGCCAGCACCACTAAATTCTTGGAGAGCCAAGAATAAGGACAAGTACTGTGAGTACCACGAATCAACTGGGCATGACACCCATGAATGTAGGCAACTGAAAGAAGAGATCGAATCGCTAATCAAAGAAGGTCACCTTAATGAGTGGATAGTACGTGAAGCCCGATCCCGACGGGATATTCGAGCCAAAGACAAGAGAGGACTTGGTTATACTAGTGATCAAGAAAGGGGGAAGCAAGAAGATATCCAGTTCGTTAAGGAAGGGAGCATTCATGTCATCTTTGGAGGGCCACATTTGGCTGGTAAGGGGACCAAGGCTATGGAGAGATATGCAAAGGAAGCTAAAGGTAGGCCCCTTACCAATATACATAATTTGTCATCTAGGCCTCCTAAGATCTTTAGAGGAGAAGCTATTGACATTACTTTTTCAGAGGAAGATGCCAGATGGGTTCACCACCCGCACAATGACGCCCTAGTGATCGCCCTTCGTATTGGCCCGATGAATGTTCATCGAGTGCTTGTTGATAATGGTAGCTCAGTCAACATTCTTTACTACAGCACCTACCAGAAGCTGGGCCTCCCTGACAAGGATATGAAAGTTGAGGATGTGTACATCTATGGGTTTGGAAGAGAAGCGGTGAAAGTGAAAGGAACAATCCGGCTACCAGTGACCCTAGGAGAAGGAACATGTTCGGCCACCCAGGTCATGGATTTCATGATTGTAGATCACGACTCATCACATAACACCATTGTTGGGCGACCCCTACTAAAAGAAATGAGGGTGGTCACATCAATATACCACTTGTTTATGAAATTCCCAACACCGGGGGGAATTGGGATCGTGAGGGGGTGCCAATATGACTCCAGAGAGTGTTACCTTCAATCCCTCAAAGGTTTCAGGAAGAGTAGATCATTGAAAGAACCCGCTGATGCGAACGCTAGTGAGGTGGTCAACATGACTTATATTGTCCAGTTCCCTGATGAAGAGGATAGTTTTAAGCGAATAAAAGGGAAGGAAATGATGGAGGTAGATTCGGATGCGGAACTTAAGCCTTGCTCTATATGGGAAAAAGGGGAGACGTCCAGAACCAAAGAAGAGTCTGATCTAGACCCAAGGTTGCCCCTGGAGTCAACCAAGACCGGCCCAGCTGAAGATACAATTGAAATCCAAGTGGGAGAAGCCAAAGAAGCCAAGGTATTAAGAATAGGTTCCAAGCTAAAAGGAGAGTTGAAGGCGAACCTTATCCATTTCTTGAGGAGCAACTTGGATGTTTTTGCTTGGTGCCATGCCGACATGATAGGGATAGACCCGGGG AAGAGAAGACCCGTTAGTGGAGAAAGGGCCCAAGCACTAAAAGAGGAAGTTGACCGATTGTTGGGTGCCAAGCTAATTAAAGAATCATTCTACCTTACATGGCTGGCTAATCCTGTCCTTGTTAAGAAGCCTAATGGGAAATGGAGAACCTGTGTTGACTTCACTGATCTCAACAAAGCATGCCCAAAGGATAGTTTCCCACTCCCAAAGATAGATCAGTTGGTAGATGCCACGGCAGGACACGCCTTGCTAAGTTTCACGGATGCCTATTCAGGATACAATCAGATACCCATGCatgagccagatcaggaacataCTTCATTTATAACAGACAGAGGGTTGTACTGCTATATAGGGATGCCGTTCGGACTAATTAATGCTGGAGCAACTTACCAACGCCTTGTGAACATGATGTTTAAGGAACAGATCGGTAAGACTATGGAggtttatgtggatgacatgttgGTCAAGTCCAAAGAGGCGCAAGATCATATTCAACATTTAGCTGAAATGTTTGACATACTCAGGAAACATCGAATGAAGTTAAACCCGCAGAAGTGTGTGTTTGGAGTGGAGTCCGGTAAATTCTTGGGTTTCATGGTAAACCATTGGGGGATCGAGGCTAACCCTGCAAAGATCAAGGCGCTACTCGATATGAAGCCTCCTCAGAATGTTAGGCAGGTACAGAGCTTGACAGGCAGAATAGCGGCATTAAATAGATTTGTGTCCAAGTCCTTTGATAGATGCAAGGAGTTCTTTAAAGCTATCAAGGATGCAGGATTAACGTTCGTATGGACAGACGAATGTGAGGAGGCCTTCCAAAAGATAAAGGAGCAGTTGGAAAAGCCACCTCTCTTGGCCAAGCCAGTAGAAGGAGAAACATTGATCTTGTACCTGGCTGTTTCAAGATACTCTGTCAGTGCCGTCCTTGTAAAGGAGGAAAAGGATGCCCAATTTCCGGTGTACTATGTTAGCAAGAGGCTTCAAGATGCTGAGACAAGATACACCGGCATGATAAAGTTAGTATATTCTTTGATCTTAGCGGCAAGGAAACTTCGCCCATATTTTCAGGCACATAAGATAGAGGTAAGAACCTCCTATCCCCTGCGCCAGATTATGCATAAACCTGAAGCAACAGGAAGACTTATGGAGTGGGCTGTTGAGCTAGGACAGTTTGACTTGGATTACAAGCCTAGAGCTACTATCAAAGGTCAAGCCCTGGCTGATTTCTTGTTGGAATTTGAAGATGATGCTCAGGAGTGGGCAATA GATGATGCATGGTGGAATTTGCATGTCGACGGAGCTGTCAACTCGGATGGAGCTGGAGTGGGGATAGTTTTGGTCAGTCCCGGGGGGTGTCGACTATTGAACGCCATCCACTTGGGGTTCCCCGCTACCAACAATGATGCAGAATATGAGGCTTTAATTAATGGCTTATCCCTAGCTATAGAAATGAAGGCTAGAAACCTTATTGTGTACAGTGACTCCATGTTGGTGGTCGACCAGGTAAATGGGGGGTTCTTGGCTCGAGGTTGGAGGACGAACCTATACATGACCCGCACGCAAGAGGTGATGAAGAAATTCAAAGAGGTACATTTGGAAAAGGTCCCTCGCGAGAAAAATGAAGGTGCTGATGCATTGGCAAAAGCCAGTTCTAGGAGGGACACCAGGCTATTGGGAACTATTCAATTCTGTGTTCAGGAGAGGCCAAGTGTGTCAAAAGCACAGAAGGTAACACGATTCAGAGAAGATCTGATGGAAGTCGAGGATGAAGTTGTGGATACCTGGATGACCCCAATACTTAAGTTCATCCAGAATGGCCAGCTCCCAGAAAGTGTAAAGGAAGCCCGGAGTCTTAGATACAGAGCAGCAAGATTTGTGATATATGATGGTATCTTATACAAAAGAGGGTTCAACCAACCATTGCTGAAGTGCATCGCAGGGGACGATTGCAACTACATCTTAAGGGAAGTGCATGAAGGAATATGTGGCAATCACTCGGGGAGGTAG